One Ahaetulla prasina isolate Xishuangbanna chromosome 1, ASM2864084v1, whole genome shotgun sequence DNA window includes the following coding sequences:
- the SSTR1 gene encoding somatostatin receptor type 1, with product MDSAAAGRNSSGPAGPNGTVSGGGGGGGGGGGGVSPGSGSAILISFIYSVVCLVGLCGNSMVIYVILRYAKMKTATNIYILNLAIADELLMLSVPFLVTSTLLHHWPFGSLLCRLVLSVDAVNMFTSIYCLTVLSVDRYIAVVHPIKASRYRRPTVAKMVNLAVWGLALVIILPILIFSRTEANTDGTVACNMMMPEPKQKWLVVFVVYTFLMGFLFPVVAISLCYILIIAKMRVVALKAGWQQRKRSERKITLMVLMVVTVFVICWMPFYVVQLVNLFVEPDDATISQLSVILGYANSCANPILYGFLSDNFKRSFQRLLCLSWMDNAAEEPVDYYATALKSRAYSVEDFPADNFGESGSVYRNGTCTSRITTL from the coding sequence ATGGACTCGGCAGCGGCTGGCAGGAACTCCTCCGGACCCGCTGGCCCCAACGGCACGGTGAGCGGCGGCGGGGGTggcggcgggggcggcggggGCGGCGTGTCGCCGGGCAGCGGCAGCgccatcctcatctccttcatCTACTCCGTGGTGTGCCTGGTGGGTCTGTGCGGTAACTCCATGGTCATCTACGTGATCCTGCGCTACGCGAAGATGAAGACCGCCACCAATATCTACATCCTCAACCTGGCCATTGCGGACGAGCTGCTGATGCTGAGCGTGCCTTTCCTGGTTACCTCCACGCTGCTCCACCACTGGCCCTTCGGGTCGCTGCTCTGCCGCCTGGTGCTCAGCGTGGACGCGGTCAACATGTTCACCAGCATCTATTGCCTGACCGTGCTCAGCGTGGACCGCTACATCGCGGTGGTGCACCCCATCAAGGCGTCGCGCTACCGCCGGCCCACGGTGGCCAAGATGGTTAACCTGGCCGTCTGGGGGCTGGCCCTCGTCATCATTCTGCCCATCCTCATCTTCTCCCGGACCGAGGCCAACACGGACGGCACGGTGGCCTGCAACATGATGATGCCCGAACCTAAGCAGAAGTGGCTGGTGGTCTTCGTGGTCTACACTTTCCTCATGGGCTTCCTCTTCCCTGTGGTGGCCATCAGCCTCTGCTACATCCTCATCATTGCCAAGATGCGCGTGGTGGCGCTCAAGGCCGGCTGGCAACAGCGCAAGCGCTCCGAGCGGAAGATCACGCTCATGGTCCTCATGGTGGTCACCGTCTTCGTCATCTGCTGGATGCCTTTCTACGTCGTGCAGTTGGTCAACCTCTTCGTCGAGCCCGACGACGCCACCATCAGCCAACTTTCCGTAATCCTGGGCTACGCCAACAGTTGCGCCAACCCCATCCTCTACGGCTTCCTCTCGGACAACTTCAAGCGCTCCTTCCAGAGGCTCCTGTGCCTTAGCTGGATGGACAACGCCGCCGAGGAGCCTGTCGACTACTACGCCACCGCCCTCAAGAGCAGGGCCTACAGCGTGGAGGACTTTCCCGCCGACAACTTCGGAGAGTCGGGCAGCGTGTACCGCAACGGGACTTGCACCTCCAGGATTACAACCCTCTGA